One Camelina sativa cultivar DH55 chromosome 3, Cs, whole genome shotgun sequence genomic window carries:
- the LOC104776111 gene encoding 40S ribosomal protein S27-2 isoform X3, with protein MVLQNVIDLLNPPAELEKRKHKLKRLVQSPNSFFMHSPEETRKQKNMSDPSGQSSTTTVGGNGGGSSGSNGGGGGGSGGSFGNQPQRSKVRKQVWAGVLGISSSTNN; from the exons ATG GTTCTCCAAAACGTTATCGATCTGCTTAACCCACCAGCTGAGCTTGAGAAGAGGAAGCACAAGCTCAAGCGTCTTGTTCAGTCTCCAAACTCCTTCTTCATG CACTCTCCGGAggaaacaagaaagcaaaaaaacatgAGCGACCCTAGTGGCCAATCTTCAACAACGACTGTCGGTGGAAACGGCGGTGGCAGCAGCGGTAGTAacggtggaggtggaggtggaagTGGCGGCTCCTTTGGGAATCAGCCGCAGAGATCAAAGGTGAGGAAGCAAGTGTGGGCTGGAGTTCTCGGCATCTCTTCCTCCACCAATAATTAG
- the LOC104776113 gene encoding putative ER lumen protein-retaining receptor C28H8.4, producing MKAEKSQIQSVMAWIRRQPPKVKAFLAVVTAMAVLVFLRVIVHEHDNLFIASEAVHALGIGVLIYKLTKEKTCAGISLKTQELTALFLAVRLYCSFVMEFDLHTLLDSATLVTTLWVIYMIRFKLRPTYMEDKDNFAIYFVVIPCAVISFFIHPSTRHHIINRISWAFCVYLEAVSVLPQLRVMQNTKIVEPFTAHYVFALGIARFLSCAHWILQVLDTQGRLLTALGSGLWPVMVLLSEIVQTFILADFCYYYVQSLMGGQLVLRLPSGVV from the exons ATGAAGGCGGAGAAGAGTCAGATTCAGTCCGTGATGGCGTGGATTCGTCGGCAGCCGCCAAAGGTGAAGGCTTTTCTTGCTGTGGTTACGGCAATGGCGGTGCTTGTTTTCCTCAGGGTGATTGTTCATGAACACGACAACCTTTTCATCGCTTCTGAGGCTGTTCATGCCCTTGGTATCGGTGTTCTTATCTACAAGCTCACAAAGGAGAAGACTTGCGCTg GGATATCTCTCAAGACGCAGGAGCTAACGGCTTTGTTTCTGGCTGTGAGATTGTATTGTAGTTTTGTAATGGAGTTTGATCTTCACACATTACTTGATTCAGCTACTTTGGTGACCACTCTTTGGGTCATTTATATGATTCGTTTCAAGCTTAGACCCACTTATATGGAAGACAAAGACAACTTTGCCATCTACTTTGTC GTAATCCCATGTGCTGTTATATCTTTCTTCATTCATCCATCAACACGTCACCACATCATAAACAGGATTTCTTGGGCATTCTGTGTCTATCTTGAAGCTGTTTCAGTTCTTCCTCAATTAAGGGTCATGCAGAACACTAAG ATTGTGGAACCATTCACAGCACATTACGTGTTTGCTCTGGGAATTGCTAGGTTCTTGAGTTGTGCACACTGGATCCTTCAG GTGTTGGATACGCAAGGTCGGTTACTGACAGCATTAGGGTCTGGATTGTGGCCTGTAATGGTCCTCCTCTCTGAAATCGTTCAGACCTTCATTCTCGCAGATTTTTGCTATTACTATGTTCAGAG TTTAATGGGTGGACAGCTCGTTCTTCGTCTCCCATCTGGTGTGGTGTAA
- the LOC104776111 gene encoding polyadenylate-binding protein-interacting protein 11 isoform X4, giving the protein MAVVETVAADAAEGVVIQPPSSPPSSMTSQDSGVSSDDQNHHYRIDQVLLRFIEEQLAGLFVSCEQVVDCRICGDPTCKILIHLSVLNMF; this is encoded by the exons ATGGCGGTTGTTGAGACTGTAGCAGCTGATGCAGCAGAAGGAGTCGTGATTCAGCCGCCATCTTCACCACCTTCTTCAATGACAAGTCAAGATTCCGGCGTTTCTTCCGATGATCAGAACCATCACTACAGGATCGATCAAGTTCTCCTACGG TTCATTGAAGAGCAGCTTGCTGGTTTGTTTGTGAGTTGTGAACAG GTTGTTGATTGCCGTATATGTGGTGACCCAACATGTAAGATCCTCATTCATTTAAGTGTCCTCAACAT gtTCTAA
- the LOC104776111 gene encoding transcription factor SOX-4 isoform X1, which produces MVQRSFKSNTKWCRTGKWKLCLMYPSECFDENQRTTVLQNVIDLLNPPAELEKRKHKLKRLVQSPNSFFMHSPEETRKQKNMSDPSGQSSTTTVGGNGGGSSGSNGGGGGGSGGSFGNQPQRSKVRKQVWAGVLGISSSTNN; this is translated from the exons ATGGTACAAAGGAGCTTTAAATCTAACACCAAATGGTGCAGGACTGGAAAGTGGAAACTCTGTTTGATGTACCCTTCTGAATGTTTT GATGAGAATCAGAGAACAACC GTTCTCCAAAACGTTATCGATCTGCTTAACCCACCAGCTGAGCTTGAGAAGAGGAAGCACAAGCTCAAGCGTCTTGTTCAGTCTCCAAACTCCTTCTTCATG CACTCTCCGGAggaaacaagaaagcaaaaaaacatgAGCGACCCTAGTGGCCAATCTTCAACAACGACTGTCGGTGGAAACGGCGGTGGCAGCAGCGGTAGTAacggtggaggtggaggtggaagTGGCGGCTCCTTTGGGAATCAGCCGCAGAGATCAAAGGTGAGGAAGCAAGTGTGGGCTGGAGTTCTCGGCATCTCTTCCTCCACCAATAATTAG
- the LOC104776111 gene encoding homeobox protein abdominal-A homolog isoform X5, giving the protein MQKFVHLSLQEHSPEETRKQKNMSDPSGQSSTTTVGGNGGGSSGSNGGGGGGSGGSFGNQPQRSKVRKQVWAGVLGISSSTNN; this is encoded by the exons ATGCAGAAGTTTGTACATCTTTCATTGCAAGAg CACTCTCCGGAggaaacaagaaagcaaaaaaacatgAGCGACCCTAGTGGCCAATCTTCAACAACGACTGTCGGTGGAAACGGCGGTGGCAGCAGCGGTAGTAacggtggaggtggaggtggaagTGGCGGCTCCTTTGGGAATCAGCCGCAGAGATCAAAGGTGAGGAAGCAAGTGTGGGCTGGAGTTCTCGGCATCTCTTCCTCCACCAATAATTAG
- the LOC104776111 gene encoding transcription factor SOX-4 isoform X2, whose translation MVQRSFKSNTKWCRTGKWKLCLMYPSECFVLQNVIDLLNPPAELEKRKHKLKRLVQSPNSFFMHSPEETRKQKNMSDPSGQSSTTTVGGNGGGSSGSNGGGGGGSGGSFGNQPQRSKVRKQVWAGVLGISSSTNN comes from the exons ATGGTACAAAGGAGCTTTAAATCTAACACCAAATGGTGCAGGACTGGAAAGTGGAAACTCTGTTTGATGTACCCTTCTGAATGTTTT GTTCTCCAAAACGTTATCGATCTGCTTAACCCACCAGCTGAGCTTGAGAAGAGGAAGCACAAGCTCAAGCGTCTTGTTCAGTCTCCAAACTCCTTCTTCATG CACTCTCCGGAggaaacaagaaagcaaaaaaacatgAGCGACCCTAGTGGCCAATCTTCAACAACGACTGTCGGTGGAAACGGCGGTGGCAGCAGCGGTAGTAacggtggaggtggaggtggaagTGGCGGCTCCTTTGGGAATCAGCCGCAGAGATCAAAGGTGAGGAAGCAAGTGTGGGCTGGAGTTCTCGGCATCTCTTCCTCCACCAATAATTAG
- the LOC104776111 gene encoding homeobox protein Hox-B3 isoform X6, with protein MHSPEETRKQKNMSDPSGQSSTTTVGGNGGGSSGSNGGGGGGSGGSFGNQPQRSKVRKQVWAGVLGISSSTNN; from the exons ATG CACTCTCCGGAggaaacaagaaagcaaaaaaacatgAGCGACCCTAGTGGCCAATCTTCAACAACGACTGTCGGTGGAAACGGCGGTGGCAGCAGCGGTAGTAacggtggaggtggaggtggaagTGGCGGCTCCTTTGGGAATCAGCCGCAGAGATCAAAGGTGAGGAAGCAAGTGTGGGCTGGAGTTCTCGGCATCTCTTCCTCCACCAATAATTAG